TGCGCCGATCGGCCAGCGTCACTGCCCCCCGCGTATGACAAGACGGAGCCTACGGGAGGCACTTCCGTTAGACAATCCATCGGGGACGATCTCCCACTGCCCGACCGACGCCGTCCGACCCCTACGGCTCCGTCGTAGTTAGCTCTTGTCCGTTGTAGTGCCGTATTTACCGAGAGAGCGTCTAATTCATGAATTTTGTGAGTGATGCCGTCTTCAGTCGTCCCGCCAGGTTGGGGTGGTTTCGGCGGTGACGCGTTTGGTGAGGTTGTCGATCATTGCATCCGCCAACCGTCAGCCCCGTCGGCGAGGTGGAACGTGCCCGGTGCCAACGGGGATCGGGCCCGGGTTGGCTCGACGTCCCGTCACCAGGACCACGGAAACGGGACCGCCTCGCCTACGATCTGACCCGTCCGAGAAGGAGAATCCACCATGGAGAACGGTCGCGGGGCACCGTCGACCACCGTGCCGGCGAGCGTTCCCGCCACCTCCCAGTGGCACGTCCTCGGTACCCGTGGCGGGCGGGACGGCGCTCGGCCTCCGGTCAGCCGCGCCGCTCGCGGGTGCTGACCACGTCGGCCAGGACGATGCCGAACAGGACTACCACGACGGTCCCGGAGACGGCGAGCGCCGGTAGGAAGACCATCACCGGTGCCATCACGATCAGCACGCCGATCCCGATCAGCCAGGGCCGGGCAACATGCACGAAGACCTCGTGTCCCAGCAGGGCACGGCCGGCGAGGAAGAGGCCCGGACCGCCGATGATCACCGCGACCCAACCGCCGGGTGTGTCACCGAACGGATGCCGGATGATCAGCTCGTCGCCGACCGTGGTGAGGACGACGCCGGCCACCATGATCAGGTGGGCGTATCCGGCCCACTTGGTCTCCCGGGCCGGATCGGCGGAGCTGGTGATGGCGCTGCCCAGCTTCTCCCTGGTCCGGTAGAAGTAGATCCACCAGAGCAACACCGTGGTGACGAACGAGATGACGAACGCGATGCTCCGGTACAGGCTGTAGTCGCTGCTCCGGAAGGTCCGGGCGGTGATAACCACGGTCTCGCCGAGAGCGATGATGACGAACTGCCGGTACCGCTCGGCCAGGTGCTCACCGGCGGTGTTCCACTCCCAGGCCGGTGAGCGTCCGATCTTCGGGGTCGGCCACCGCAACACCGGCCCCAGGTAGTCCAGGGCCAGAGCCGCCGTCCAGAGCAGTAGCCGGGCCTCGAGTGGGGAGAAGGCGCCCGCGAACCAGATCGCGCCGGAGACACTGAACCAGAAGATTCCCCGCAGCGGTCGGTTGCGCAGTCGGTGCTTGCGCAGGATCACCGCGAGCACGGCGCTACGGCAGAGGTGGATTCCGACGTAGGCGGCGGCGAAGAGCGCTCCGCGCCCGTCGAAGGCGTCGGGGATCGCGGTCGACATCACCAGGCTGCCGAACATGA
The nucleotide sequence above comes from Plantactinospora soyae. Encoded proteins:
- a CDS encoding low temperature requirement protein A; this encodes MTTGRYSTLIRDPNQPQRATYVELFYDLVFVFTLARLAEELVADLHPLGAYQTLLLLLATWWVWSYTNLATDTLDSRRPAVQLLVIVIMFGSLVMSTAIPDAFDGRGALFAAAYVGIHLCRSAVLAVILRKHRLRNRPLRGIFWFSVSGAIWFAGAFSPLEARLLLWTAALALDYLGPVLRWPTPKIGRSPAWEWNTAGEHLAERYRQFVIIALGETVVITARTFRSSDYSLYRSIAFVISFVTTVLLWWIYFYRTREKLGSAITSSADPARETKWAGYAHLIMVAGVVLTTVGDELIIRHPFGDTPGGWVAVIIGGPGLFLAGRALLGHEVFVHVARPWLIGIGVLIVMAPVMVFLPALAVSGTVVVVLFGIVLADVVSTRERRG